The following are from one region of the Simiduia agarivorans SA1 = DSM 21679 genome:
- the ald gene encoding alanine dehydrogenase: MLIGVPKEIKNHEYRIGLTPAGVKELVMNGHQVMVENNGGAAIGFDNDQYVAAGATIIDTPEEIFAKAEMIIKVKEPQPNECRMLRKGQVLFTYLHLAPDPQQTELLVASGATCIAYETVTDARGGLPLLAPMSEVAGRMSIQAGAHHLEKAQGGLGALLGGVPGVAPAKVLVIGGGVVGTQAARMAVGMGADVTILDRSLPRLRQLDTEFDGRLRTVYSTADAVEQYAIEADLVIGAVLIPGAAAPKLLTRDILKRMKKGAVVVDVAIDQGGCFETSRATTHQEPTYVEEDVVHYCVANMPGGVARTSTMALTNATLPFAVALANKGAKKALLDDAHLLNGLNVHEGKVTYSAVADVLGYTFVDPKQALGA, encoded by the coding sequence ATGTTGATTGGTGTACCTAAAGAGATTAAAAACCACGAATACCGCATTGGTTTGACCCCGGCGGGCGTGAAAGAGCTGGTGATGAATGGTCATCAGGTGATGGTTGAAAACAATGGCGGCGCCGCCATCGGTTTTGACAACGATCAATACGTTGCCGCAGGTGCCACCATCATCGATACGCCGGAAGAAATCTTCGCCAAGGCCGAGATGATCATCAAGGTGAAAGAGCCTCAGCCAAACGAATGCCGCATGCTGCGCAAGGGCCAGGTACTGTTCACCTACCTGCACCTGGCACCCGATCCACAGCAGACCGAACTGCTGGTGGCATCCGGCGCAACCTGTATTGCTTATGAAACAGTGACCGACGCCCGCGGTGGTCTGCCGCTGTTGGCGCCCATGTCTGAAGTGGCTGGCCGCATGTCTATCCAGGCCGGTGCGCACCACCTGGAAAAAGCCCAGGGCGGTCTGGGTGCGTTGCTGGGCGGCGTGCCTGGTGTAGCCCCTGCCAAGGTATTGGTTATCGGTGGTGGTGTAGTGGGAACCCAGGCCGCGCGCATGGCGGTAGGTATGGGTGCTGACGTGACCATTCTGGACCGTTCACTGCCGCGTCTGCGCCAGCTGGACACCGAATTCGACGGCCGTCTGCGCACTGTTTACTCAACCGCTGATGCGGTAGAGCAGTACGCCATTGAAGCCGACCTGGTGATCGGTGCGGTACTGATCCCCGGTGCCGCTGCACCTAAACTACTGACCCGTGACATCCTCAAGCGCATGAAGAAAGGTGCGGTTGTGGTGGACGTTGCCATCGACCAGGGTGGTTGTTTCGAGACCTCCCGTGCCACTACCCACCAGGAACCCACTTACGTGGAAGAAGACGTGGTGCACTACTGTGTGGCTAACATGCCCGGCGGTGTTGCCCGTACCTCCACCATGGCTCTGACCAATGCCACGCTGCCTTTCGCGGTTGCGCTGGCTAACAAAGGCGCCAAGAAAGCGCTGCTGGACGATGCCCACCTGCTGAATGGCCTTAACGTGCATGAAGGCAAGGTGACCTACAGCGCGGTAGCCGACGTGCTGGGCTACACCTTTGTTGACCCCAAGCAGGCCCTGGGCGCTTAA
- a CDS encoding Lrp/AsnC ligand binding domain-containing protein, with translation MKKRAKELSTIDKNIVRVLQKAGRTTYAELARQVGLSATPCMERVKRLERDGVIQGYAALVNPEFLDAALVVFVQISLNRSSQDIFDEFRKAAAALPEIQECYLVSGNFDYLIKARVADMTAYRQFYGETLLTLPGVQDCTSYVVMEQVKETLEVPVKYQRG, from the coding sequence ATGAAAAAACGTGCCAAAGAGCTGAGCACCATCGACAAGAACATTGTCCGGGTACTGCAAAAGGCAGGCAGGACCACCTATGCCGAGTTGGCACGGCAGGTGGGGCTGAGTGCGACCCCCTGTATGGAAAGGGTAAAGCGACTGGAGCGCGACGGGGTCATCCAGGGCTATGCCGCCCTGGTAAACCCGGAGTTTCTGGATGCCGCGCTGGTGGTGTTTGTGCAGATCAGTCTGAACCGCTCGTCACAGGATATCTTTGATGAGTTCCGCAAGGCCGCCGCCGCGCTGCCCGAGATTCAGGAGTGTTATCTGGTATCGGGTAATTTCGACTACCTGATCAAGGCCCGGGTGGCCGACATGACCGCCTATCGCCAATTCTATGGCGAAACGCTGCTCACCCTGCCGGGCGTGCAGGACTGTACCAGTTATGTGGTGATGGAGCAGGTAAAGGAAACCCTTGAGGTACCGGTGAAATACCAACGGGGCTAG
- a CDS encoding DUF547 domain-containing protein, whose product MGNYPAVVRKRVFYGAGALLARLVVLLCLLGYATLSCANEHMAELNAGFDRWLAEYLVQNDDGINRLPYGRIPKDSLDAYVNAMAALEPSAMSQDEAFSYWVNLYNSLIIRLVLREQPASSIRQIKPGLTGLLAGGPWKQDQVVVEGKSLSFDDIEHGILRVQWREPRVHFVLNCASLGCPNLPAVSIKPAQLEQQLTEAAAAFLQHPRAIRLEQKTLVVNQIFNWFAEDFGRNETEVLDWIAQFKGQPLPAHASVRYEYDWALNRAP is encoded by the coding sequence ATGGGAAATTATCCGGCCGTTGTGCGCAAACGGGTATTTTACGGGGCGGGGGCGTTACTCGCCAGATTGGTTGTGCTCTTGTGCCTGCTGGGCTATGCCACTTTGTCCTGCGCCAATGAACACATGGCAGAACTCAACGCCGGATTTGATCGCTGGCTCGCCGAATACTTGGTGCAAAACGATGACGGTATCAACCGCTTGCCCTACGGGCGGATACCCAAGGATTCCCTTGATGCATACGTAAACGCCATGGCAGCGCTCGAACCTTCCGCCATGTCACAGGATGAAGCCTTCAGCTACTGGGTGAATCTCTACAACAGCCTGATCATCCGTCTGGTGCTGCGCGAGCAGCCGGCGTCCAGTATCCGGCAGATAAAGCCGGGGCTCACCGGCTTGCTGGCGGGCGGGCCCTGGAAACAGGATCAGGTGGTTGTGGAGGGGAAATCGCTCAGTTTTGACGACATAGAGCACGGCATCCTGCGCGTGCAATGGCGCGAGCCGCGGGTGCACTTTGTGCTCAATTGCGCGAGCCTGGGTTGCCCGAATCTGCCGGCCGTCAGCATCAAACCGGCGCAGCTGGAGCAGCAGTTGACCGAGGCTGCCGCTGCATTTCTTCAGCATCCACGCGCGATCCGTCTGGAGCAGAAGACGCTGGTGGTGAACCAGATTTTTAATTGGTTTGCGGAAGACTTCGGCCGTAATGAGACCGAGGTACTGGACTGGATTGCGCAGTTCAAAGGCCAGCCGCTACCGGCACATGCGTCGGTTCGCTACGAATACGATTGGGCGCTCAACCGGGCGCCCTGA
- the ttcA gene encoding tRNA 2-thiocytidine(32) synthetase TtcA, giving the protein MATTGERKDKLEFNKLQKRLRRLTGSAIVDFNMIEEGDKVMVCLSGGKDSFAMLDLLMSLQKTAPVNFELVAVNLDQKQPGFPEEVLPAYLREVGVPFHILEKDTYSVVKEKIPEGKTTCGLCSRLRRGTLYSFAEKIGATKIALGHHRDDMVETLFLNMFYGSKLSAMPPKLRASDGRNIVIRPLAYCKESDLEAYAKAKQFPIIPCNLCGSQENLQRQAIKQMLHDWERRFPGRIEQIFGAMQNVAPSQLADRGLFDFEGLTLDRTGERDPYAFDEASVTDWSEGVAAPVAPAGVQMIEAVEIQ; this is encoded by the coding sequence ATGGCGACCACAGGCGAACGCAAAGACAAGTTGGAATTCAACAAGTTGCAGAAGCGGCTGCGCCGGCTCACGGGCAGCGCCATTGTCGACTTCAATATGATTGAAGAAGGCGACAAGGTCATGGTGTGTCTGTCCGGTGGCAAGGATTCCTTCGCCATGCTGGACCTGCTTATGAGTCTTCAAAAGACCGCGCCGGTGAATTTTGAGCTGGTGGCCGTCAATCTGGACCAGAAACAGCCCGGCTTCCCGGAAGAGGTGCTGCCGGCTTATTTGCGCGAGGTGGGAGTACCCTTCCATATCCTTGAAAAAGACACTTATTCGGTGGTGAAGGAAAAGATCCCAGAGGGTAAAACCACCTGTGGTCTGTGCTCCCGCCTGCGCCGGGGCACCTTGTACAGCTTTGCGGAAAAGATCGGCGCCACCAAGATCGCACTGGGGCACCACCGCGACGACATGGTGGAAACCCTGTTCCTGAACATGTTCTACGGTTCCAAACTGTCGGCCATGCCACCCAAACTGCGCGCGTCCGATGGTCGCAATATCGTGATCCGCCCGTTGGCTTACTGCAAAGAATCTGATCTGGAAGCCTATGCCAAGGCTAAGCAGTTCCCCATCATTCCCTGCAACTTGTGCGGTTCGCAGGAAAACCTGCAGCGGCAGGCCATCAAGCAGATGTTGCACGATTGGGAGCGGCGTTTTCCCGGGCGTATCGAGCAGATCTTTGGTGCCATGCAGAATGTGGCGCCCTCGCAACTGGCCGATCGTGGCCTGTTTGATTTTGAAGGGCTGACGCTGGACCGTACCGGCGAACGCGATCCTTACGCGTTTGACGAGGCCTCGGTTACCGATTGGAGTGAGGGGGTTGCTGCTCCTGTCGCACCTGCCGGAGTGCAGATGATTGAGGCGGTGGAAATCCAGTGA
- a CDS encoding flagellar brake protein has protein sequence MNFLHAFMQKLTPETPPATPNQQQDAANGDSDWRLSGVMDHFAPLIELQQRRQLISVQLDGHPQTFQTLVLDINFSQNLLIIDELFPTQPRPAQGQVLHFNHQRHGQVLHFAGTLLNQQSIGGSPCYLVALPDTLAYRQRRRHPRLALEHRIVPVRLQSPNRAHWFARVINLSASGIRLQINGDKTGELNRGSRLPSIDLTLGNNLPFQCEGRVRSFRFLRRPSRQTEISVEFVGLTPEKYSLLSQYVDRLLAMAVAA, from the coding sequence ATGAATTTTTTGCACGCATTTATGCAAAAACTGACCCCTGAAACGCCCCCGGCGACACCCAACCAACAACAGGATGCCGCCAATGGCGACAGCGACTGGCGACTGTCAGGCGTGATGGATCACTTTGCCCCGTTGATTGAGTTGCAGCAGCGGCGCCAGCTCATCAGCGTACAGCTGGACGGCCATCCGCAAACCTTTCAGACCCTGGTGCTGGACATTAACTTCAGCCAGAACCTGCTGATTATCGACGAACTGTTTCCCACCCAACCCCGGCCTGCGCAAGGCCAGGTATTGCACTTTAACCATCAGCGCCACGGCCAGGTACTGCATTTCGCCGGCACCCTGCTCAACCAACAAAGCATTGGCGGCAGCCCCTGCTACCTGGTGGCACTGCCCGATACCCTGGCCTACCGCCAGCGTCGCCGGCATCCGCGTCTTGCGCTGGAACACCGCATCGTGCCGGTGCGCCTGCAGTCGCCCAACCGCGCCCATTGGTTTGCCCGGGTGATCAACTTATCCGCCAGCGGCATCCGCCTGCAGATCAATGGCGACAAGACCGGCGAACTCAATCGCGGCAGTCGCTTGCCCAGTATCGACCTGACACTCGGCAATAACTTGCCGTTTCAGTGTGAAGGCCGGGTACGAAGCTTCCGGTTTTTGCGCCGGCCATCGCGCCAGACGGAAATTTCGGTGGAGTTTGTGGGCCTTACGCCCGAGAAGTACAGTTTGCTGAGCCAGTACGTAGACCGGCTGCTGGCCATGGCGGTGGCGGCCTGA